The genomic stretch GATTCCCCTGTGAGGcgatcttgtttttttctttttggattagataatttgcatgcaattgcgcaagtcagggcccACAAATTAGTTTTCGGTTTGGTTCGAACTAACCTTTtgaaaaccaaaaactaacgttcctCAACGTTCTCTAAACGTTCTCTAAACGTTCTGTTAGTGGGGAACGCGAAATGTTTTTTgtagggtggtaggggaagacttaTGAAtttgcctgctctggttgggttggttaggtttaggcaagagaagtgggattggttatggttagggaaagaatgtcagggcgataatattccaaaaaggtgtaatacatgagtagtatggataactgtgtgtaaatatatgccaaggtactgtaaatgcacaggggtgcaaatagcatacattgatatttgtaccagatggGGTATTAATAAaccacattgctgtgtgcaccggcgggttacgaatagcattcatttctaattgcaccagggtacgaatagcatacactgctaattgtaccaggggtgcataGCCTCACccataaaataatttatttttttctatttgagattttaatttaagtatttccatttaagcttttacatttcacatgtaattatggcatgatttttcctagtagcgtagtaaaataatactatttttaattaaaataatactatttttaatttgatcttgcttcgttttctctttggactttcaatttgaattatgaatgaaTATTCCCTCCATATCATCTTCTCCAAACCTGTAAACAGTCAGCTTACctgagacagggagagagagcagacGGCTCTCAGAGGAGAAGTTATGAGAGAAAACATAGAGGTGATAAACACAGCTGTATGTTCCTTGGTGGGAGGGCTCTGCAGCAGGAAACGGGAAGTGGGCAGAGTGATTGACAGCTGGCTGGGTGGAGTTGTGTGTTGAGTTGGAGGAGTTGAAGGTGAGCTGGAAGGAGCCTCCTGGGTACTGTGGCTGGATGGAGCAGCTGATGGTGAAGGTGGAGCCCCTGAACACCTGGAACCTCTGCTGCTGGGCCTCGGAGACCCTGTCCATGGAGGACACAGAGATGTTGGGCTGAAGCAGCAGGTctgtaaacacagacacacacagacattgtgAACTTGTCAGGCCTAGCAACGTTACgattaaaagtaaaacatatttAATACACTCTAACAACTGTTTTCCATTTTGAAGACTTTCAACGTGTTTTCAAACAATAACATGACATCacttacacagaagcatttaatgaacactcAATTGAGGAGACAATTAACcaggcagtacagtttaaccacaaTGAGTTATTGTGCCATGCTGTCCCAACTCTGAAGTTTttgtcttcctgaaggtgtatttaaactcattcTGGAGGCATTACGTCTAGCTGAAACTTTaaggtaaacaaagatattgcaggTGCTGTACACACAgatactaaagcctagttcagcctatctctctctctgggaagtatgcTAATGTGTGGCTAGCTCACCAacctccaaaaggagacagtCCTGAGACAAAACATTCCCATATTATGTATGCCTACATAGACTCCTTGAATCTGTAGAGGAAAACAATTATACATGAAGAGGTTTGGTTGTTAGAGACTGGCCAAATCTTCTCAtcccctgacctgtgacctaTGAATGACCTGATGTTGTCTAAACTTTCCCTCAGTCTCATAATACCACAACATGGTGTTTCCAGAAATTGCACCACAGCCCTCAGTTCCTGAGCCTCTATTGCCCCAAGTTCCAGCCCCTGTGCTGAAGACACTGAGAAGGCCAGGTCATCCAGGCTTCAGTTAACTAGCCTGATGGCTAGCACTCCAGTTAAAAGCCAACCTGAACTCCGGACAGTCTGAGCTACAGTTAACCAGTAAGCATCCGCAACACTCAACAGTGCTTTGTGGTGATCTGTGGTGGTGATGgggcagtggatatgacacatgcctttggtgtgggaggtgtgggtttgattcccactgcgatacatcaaccaatgtgtccctgagcaagacacttaacccctagttgctcccgaggcgtgcgacctctgatatatagcaattgtcagtcgctttggataaaagcgtcagctaaatgacatgtaatgtaatataacgATCTGCCTGGCCATCTTCCCTGGGAACCATGTAGGCCGTGAAAGGGGAATTGGTTGACATGGCTACCGACGACTCATCCTGGTGGCTCCACTGACCTGCTTCATTGAGTCTTCGCTGCCCTGCAAATTGTCCACATCGCCACACAATTCCCAGTCCAATCTGCGGCCCTGCTGGCACCAGCACCTCGTTCTCAGTCAGAGGTCCGGCCGACACAAGTTACTGTTGAGCTGCAACAATACTAAATTTCAGAGCCCTAGCAGTCTTTAGTTTCTTTACCCCTGGTTCCACCGGCAGGTATTCCTGACCACATTGTTTGCTTTCCACACAGACAGTTTACTCTTTCTTATTTTTCTGAGATCTGTAACCCATATTAGAAACCTGTTTAGAAAATGATCTCTAAAAGGGATAGGGGCTGGACTCTCGACTTTGAAGGAGTTTCCCAGGGTGAAGGTCACCACGTGGGAGTGGAGATACTAATATTCCCTTGGCTGAGCTGCGCTGCTCAAAGTTGGGGCCAGTAGGTCATTGGTGCCTGTTATGGTAGCATCCAAAGAGCCTACTGGTGATAGCCAGTGGCTCAGAAAGCTGTTAAGCTGAAGGTGTCCTTTCAGGCTGGTTGCTGGTTGGCCCAGGGGACTCCTGAAGCAGCAGACATCTTTCATATCTACAGATGCAGCTGATTTACTGAGGCAGCAGCTCATCAGACTCCGTTATGGCTCAGTATATTACTGTCATAGATGATGTCACTGATGGGCTTACCTGAGCAGGTGAGATCAAGGATGTAGGCAGAGTAACGTGATTCTGCACAGTCCCTTAGAGCAGATCCAGGCTCAAAACAGTAAGAGTAGATCCACCACACATTTCTGTCTGAGGACTCTTTTCTCCCTCCTACATAAACAGCAGAGCCACAGTCAAACTCTCTGCAGGCAGCAGCTGCTATCTTCAGGGGCCAGTCAGAGTAATAGCCACCCACTGGTCTCCATTCTTTGTTATGTTTCACCTCCAGTGTTCCTGCACAGCGACTGTCTCCTCCCACCAACCTGACAGGCTCTGAACAGAAACCAGcataaaagaagaaagtgaGTTTCATTAGAACATAAATTAACCAAATCaaagctgcagctcctcttctacctgagcaggtgagtcCAACAGCTTTTGGAACTCTTTGGTCCTCATTGGAGGCTCCACTTCTCCATAGAGTGCCCCCTGGAGGACTGAAGGAGCCCCACAGCCAAGCTCCCTACAGACCACCTCTGCATCCTGCTGGTCAAAGTCatcttcacacactgaggaccagTGCTGGCTAGACTGGTTAGTCTTCACCTCCAGTCTGCCTGAGCACATACTGGTCCCTTTTACCAGCCTGACAGAGTCTGGAGAGATATTAGAAGATACAATAGAGAGCGAAAGAGAAAAGACACCAGACACTAAATAAAAAGATGTCAGGAAGCAACAATTCAGTGATTCAAACTGGACTTGGCACATTTCCAACAGAAGTAGATCATTAACAGCAGAACACCACTTTATAACACTACAAACTACAGCAATTTTAccaacatatttacatttaatacACTTAAAGCTGGCCACACATGATCCACGCTAAAACTGGAAGGTAGGACACAGAGCAGAGAGGCAAAGTGCAGCACAGGTATACGTCATCATTGCTTCAGGAATTCCTTGTGCCTCAAAAGGTCAGTGGCAACAAGGTCAAAGTTCaaatactttgacatttgagAGTAGGGTCTGGTGGCACTTCCGAGTGGTGTGAGACGCCGAGGGTAGCTCTTCCTCAGAGTTTCTACACTGCTCTACTAATAGGAAAACAAAGGCACAGAAAGCGCAGAGTGGTTTTACCACAAATCATGTGTAGGTGGCTtaactattgttttttttattttatcttggTGCATTCAGCAGCTGATTTACTGAGGCAGCAGCTCATCAGAGTCCTTTGTGGCTGCTGGAGACAGTCTGCTGCCATTCTAGCTGCTGCATGTGTGTCAACCTGGGTACATCAATGTCATACATGATGTCATAGATGATGTCACTGATGGTCTTACCTGAGCAGTTGAGATTCaggatggaggaagaggaaccTGATGCTGCACACTCCCTCAGAGCAGATCCAGACAGAACACAGTCAGACCTGATCCTCCACACAGATCTGACTGAGGACTTTTTTCTTTGTCCTACAGAAACAGCAGAGCCACAGTCCAACTCTCTGCAGGCAGCAGCTGCTGTCATCAGGGTCCAGGGATGAACAAACACTGGTCTCCATTCTACCTGTTTAAGCTCCAGTGTTCCTGCACAGTGACTGTCTCCTCCCACCAACCTGAAAGGCTCTAAACAGAAATTAGTCATcagcaaataaataaagtgagtTTTAATAGAACATAAATTAACCAAATTAAATCTGTTGCTCCTCTCCTACCTGAGCAGGTCAGCCTTACAGCTCTTCCAGGTGAGCAGGTGTTTCTATCTGAGCCTGAGCTTCTACAGTCCAGGAGAGCAGACTCATGGCCTCCACACTGGAACTCTTTGGTCCTCATTGGAGGATCCACTTCTACATAGAGCACCCCCTGGAGGACTGAAGGAGCCCCACAGCCAAGCTCCCTACAGACCACCTCTGCATCCTGCTGGTCAAAGTCatcttcacacactgaggaccagCGCTGGGTAGACTGGTTAGTGTTCACctccagcctacctgagcacaGACTGGTCCCATTCACCAGCCTGACAGAGTCTGGAGAGATATTAGAAGATAcaatagagagagaaaagacaccAGACACTAAATAAAAAGATGTCATGAAACAACAATTCAGTGATTCAAACTGGACTCAACACAGTTCCAACAGAAGTTGATCATGAACAGCAGAACACATCTTTATAACACCAAAGACTGCAACAATGTTACATCACATTTAATACGCTATTGTTTTCCATTTTTGAACACTTGTGTTTTCAAACAATAAGATAACATCATCATCTGCATATTTCTTGATTTTGTTCCTTCTGAGACCTTATGAAAAATCGAAGAAGAGGAAAATAAACCCAGCCCAGGGGCCCCTGTTTGGAGCCAGGCCCAAATGGAGGGCTTGTCAGCGAGCACATGGTAGTcaggtttgccacgg from Perca fluviatilis chromosome 20, GENO_Pfluv_1.0, whole genome shotgun sequence encodes the following:
- the LOC120548631 gene encoding scavenger receptor cysteine-rich type 1 protein M130-like isoform X1, encoding METSVCLSLDPKDSSSYLQRVGLWLCCFCRRERRLLRQIWIRSDCVESGSAMRECATSGSSSSILYLSCSDSVRLVNGTSLCSGRLEVKTNQSTQRWSSVCGDDFDQQDAEVVCRELGCGAPSVLQGALYGEVEPPMRTKEFQCGGHESALLDCSSSGSDRNTCSPGKAVGLTCSEPDAVRLVGGTSHCTGTLELKYQGEWRPVGHFDWPLKEAAAACRVLDCGSAVSVGGRKESSVRSVWIIWSDCVLSGSALRECATSDSSRSILNLTCSDSVRLVNGTSLCSGRLEVNTNQSTQRWSSVCEDDFDQQDAEVVCRELGCGAPSVLQGVLYVEVDPPMRTKEFQCGGHESALLDCRSSGSDRNTCSPGRAVRLTCSEPFRLVGGDSHCAGTLELKQVEWRPVFVHPWTLMTAAAACRELDCGSAVSVGQRKKSSVRSVWRIRSDCVLSGSALRECAASGSSSSILNLNCSDSVRLVKGTSMCSGRLEVKTNQSSQHWSSVCEDDFDQQDAEVVCRELGCGAPSVLQGALYGEVEPPMRTKEFQKLLDSPAQSLSGWWEETVAVQEHWR